One genomic segment of Aliarcobacter cibarius includes these proteins:
- the dsbD gene encoding protein-disulfide reductase DsbD has translation MKKIILFLMLFIYSFSLELNNKVLEPEEAFKVNFTKEEDRLNIKINLGKDIYLYDDKIQINITKPKKVELVKELTLPKPVPYDGFIVHFDDLNVDVPYSLLKSKLDSNKYEIEIKFQGCSKAGLCYAPMSEKQVVFFEADVKEQVVEPIKEDAQQKDEVNLKSENENLSETDNIAAALKDSSTLLVLATFFGFGLLLSFTPCVFPMIPILSSIIVKASQNETMNAKKGFFMSLIYVLAMSVAYTIAGVIAGIFGANLQASLQNPYVLVAFSLIFVALAFSMFGYFEIRLPSAIQTKINKTTEGKEKQGVLGIAIMGFLSALIVGPCVAPPLAGALVYIGQTGDAILGGIALFVMSLGMGVPLLIIGAGAGKFMPKPGGWMESVTKIFGLIMLGVAIWLLDRVINPTVAIYLWAFLLLGTAIYLRVYKHIISQLISTVIFIFGVIMIVGAVSGATNPLKPLDKFINNGVSSVKQDELKFTKIQNITQLEDAISKSSKPVILDFWATWCVSCKELDEITFKDPEVIKKLQNFTLLKADVTQNSDEDKALQKRFGIVGPPALIFWDTNKQEVKSAKIVGYKNPKEFLEVLDKNFKN, from the coding sequence ATGAAAAAAATCATTCTATTTTTAATGCTTTTTATCTATTCATTTTCATTGGAATTGAATAATAAAGTTCTTGAACCAGAAGAAGCATTTAAAGTAAATTTCACAAAAGAAGAAGATAGGTTAAATATTAAAATAAATTTGGGAAAAGATATATATTTATATGATGATAAAATACAAATAAATATTACTAAGCCGAAAAAAGTTGAGCTTGTAAAAGAATTAACTTTACCAAAACCTGTTCCTTATGATGGTTTTATAGTACATTTTGATGATTTAAATGTTGATGTTCCATATAGCTTATTAAAATCTAAACTGGATTCAAATAAGTACGAAATTGAGATTAAATTCCAAGGTTGTTCAAAAGCAGGACTTTGTTATGCTCCAATGAGTGAAAAACAAGTTGTATTTTTTGAAGCTGATGTAAAAGAACAAGTTGTTGAACCTATTAAAGAAGATGCACAACAAAAAGATGAAGTTAATTTAAAATCAGAAAATGAAAATCTAAGTGAAACAGATAATATAGCTGCTGCATTAAAAGATTCTAGTACACTATTAGTTCTTGCAACATTCTTTGGATTTGGTTTATTATTATCATTTACTCCTTGTGTTTTCCCAATGATTCCAATTTTATCTTCTATTATTGTAAAAGCTTCGCAAAATGAGACGATGAATGCAAAAAAAGGTTTCTTTATGTCTTTAATTTATGTGCTTGCTATGAGTGTTGCTTATACAATCGCTGGGGTTATTGCTGGAATTTTTGGAGCAAACTTACAAGCGTCTTTACAAAATCCTTATGTATTGGTAGCTTTCTCACTTATATTTGTAGCATTAGCTTTTTCAATGTTTGGATATTTTGAAATTAGACTTCCAAGTGCAATCCAAACAAAAATAAATAAAACAACAGAAGGAAAAGAAAAACAAGGAGTATTAGGAATTGCAATTATGGGATTCTTATCTGCTTTAATTGTTGGTCCTTGTGTTGCACCACCATTAGCAGGTGCTTTAGTTTATATTGGACAAACTGGAGATGCAATTCTTGGAGGTATAGCTTTATTTGTTATGAGTTTAGGAATGGGAGTTCCTCTTTTAATAATTGGAGCTGGAGCTGGTAAATTTATGCCAAAACCAGGTGGCTGGATGGAAAGCGTAACAAAAATCTTTGGATTAATTATGCTAGGTGTTGCTATTTGGTTACTTGATAGAGTAATAAATCCAACAGTAGCTATTTACTTATGGGCATTCTTATTATTGGGAACAGCTATTTATTTAAGAGTTTATAAACATATCATTTCACAGCTTATATCAACTGTAATATTTATTTTTGGTGTTATTATGATTGTTGGAGCAGTAAGTGGAGCAACAAATCCATTAAAACCACTTGATAAGTTTATAAATAATGGTGTATCATCTGTAAAACAAGATGAATTAAAATTTACAAAAATTCAAAATATAACACAACTTGAAGATGCAATTTCAAAATCTTCAAAACCTGTAATTCTAGATTTTTGGGCAACTTGGTGTGTTTCATGTAAAGAGTTAGATGAAATTACTTTTAAAGACCCAGAAGTTATTAAAAAACTTCAAAATTTTACACTTTTAAAAGCAGATGTTACTCAAAATAGTGATGAAGATAAAGCGTTACAAAAAAGATTTGGGATTGTTGGACCACCTGCATTAATTTTTTGGGATACAAATAAACAAGAGGTAAAAAGTGCAAAAATAGTTGGATATAAAAATCCAAAAGAGTTTTTAGAAGTTTTAGATAAAAACTTCAAGAATTAA
- a CDS encoding sulfite exporter TauE/SafE family protein produces the protein MEFTFEFLVFASIVVFLSALVQATIGFGFPMIATPLLAMMTDMKTAVIYVAIPTLLLNISALISEGNFLQTIKRFYPLALMAMIGSAIGTQILLYSNSEIFKFLLAVSILFYLFSQKISFEMPWVRQKPNLSTFIFGLSAGIIGGLTNVMALVLIIYSLEARHTKKEIIQSTNLCFMFGKIIQVILFAVHGSFTQEILETSLYNLLIVAICIIIGFNLRKKIASESYFKMIKAFLLLMALALIYQTIL, from the coding sequence ATGGAATTTACATTTGAATTTTTAGTTTTTGCTTCTATTGTCGTATTCTTATCTGCTTTAGTTCAAGCAACCATTGGATTTGGTTTTCCTATGATTGCAACTCCTCTTCTTGCCATGATGACTGACATGAAAACAGCTGTTATATATGTTGCTATCCCAACTTTGTTACTAAATATTAGCGCGTTAATTAGTGAAGGAAATTTTTTACAAACTATAAAAAGATTTTATCCTTTAGCTCTTATGGCAATGATTGGTAGTGCTATAGGTACTCAAATTTTACTTTATAGTAACTCTGAAATATTTAAATTTCTTTTAGCAGTCTCAATACTATTTTATCTATTTAGCCAAAAAATATCTTTTGAAATGCCTTGGGTTAGGCAAAAACCTAATTTATCAACTTTTATTTTTGGTTTGAGTGCTGGAATTATTGGAGGATTAACAAATGTTATGGCATTGGTTTTAATTATCTATTCTTTAGAAGCAAGACATACTAAAAAAGAGATAATTCAATCTACAAATCTTTGTTTTATGTTTGGAAAGATTATTCAAGTTATACTTTTTGCAGTTCATGGTTCTTTTACCCAAGAGATACTAGAAACATCTTTATATAATTTATTAATAGTTGCTATTTGTATAATTATAGGATTTAATTTAAGAAAAAAGATAGCTTCCGAAAGTTATTTTAAAATGATTAAAGCTTTTTTACTTTTAATGGCATTAGCTTTGATTTACCAAACAATA